A window of Candidatus Cloacimonadota bacterium genomic DNA:
AGCATTTCAGGATTTCTTGAGCACCGAGGGAGACATGCCCGTAACCGGAAATACCGCAAACGAGGGGACCTAAATCTTCAGAAAATCCTTCTTCGGAAATGAGATGACCGATTTTGAGCATCTCTTCTTTGCAATGTTCAACGCTTTCATATTGATATGCTTTTTTTATTTGAGAAAAATGATTCTCAATTCCCTCGCATTTCAATTTTTCACCGTAAGCCCAAAGAGTATCTATCATTCCGGCAATTCCTGCAAATCTGCCGAAAAATATCAAACGCCGATCTTGCTCATCCACAATTCTTTCGTAATCCATAAGATTGCATTTCAAATCCAGCAATTTCTGTAGCATTGGCATGTTGTAATCCTGCCCTTTTATGACATGAGAGAAAAACATGTAACTGCTTTTTGGAGTAAAAAAAACCAAAGGCATCTCTTTCACACCAAAGACAAAATCGCATTGGGAAAGGTCTTCCTGCAAAATAGCGCCGAATGCTTCATATTCCGCATCAGAAAATATTCGAATTTTGGATGGTTGCACATAAGTTTGAATACCATATTTTTCTTTCAGCAATTTCACATGAGCCGGTATCAGCGGAACTCTGGCTTCCCATTTGCTTTTGTCTTCTCGTCTTATTCCGATATTCATGGCATTTATGATATTTGGTCTTGTAATTCTTTGAACACTTTTTTTATGATGAGTAAAGCATCCCGCAGCTGCTCTTCTGTAATTGTAAGTGGAGGAGCAAAGCGGATTATGTGATCGTGAGTTTGTTTTGCCAGCAGTCCATTTGCTTTGAATTTTTTACAAATTTCCCAAGCATTCCAGCCTTTTATTGGTTTTATAATTGCCGCATTAAGCAAACCTTTACCCCGTACAAGTTCAATAAAAGGAGAATCAATATTTCGTAATTCTTTTCGGAAAATCTGCCCCAATTCTTCGGCACGTTCTGCGAGTTTTTCATCACGAACAACTTCAAGTGCTGCTTTTGCCACAACACAAGCAAGGGGGAATCCACCAAAAGTAGAACCATGTTCACCGGGTTGGATAACAAGCATAATCTCTTTGCTGGAAAGCACAGCAGAAACAGGAAGCACTCCACCGGAAATGGCTTTACCGAGAATAAGAATATCCGGGTGAACTTCTTCCCAATCACAAGCAAGAAGTTTACCGGTTCTGGCAATACCGGTTTGAACTTCGTCTGCTACAAAAAGGACATTATGTTTTTTGCAAAGGTCAAAACATTTTTTGAGATAACCTTCATCCGGTACGTTTACGCCTGCTTCACCCTGAATTGGTTCAACCACAAAACCAGCGATTTCATCACCTTGTTCATCAAGTATTTTTTCCAAAGCAGATAAGTCATTATA
This region includes:
- the rocD gene encoding ornithine--oxo-acid transaminase, which translates into the protein MAEKIIYGNVSSKEAMELEQNYGAHNYHPLPIVIAKGEGPFVWDPEGNKYFDFLSAYSAINQGHCHHKIINALIEQAKELTLTSRAFYNNKLGEYEKFITEYFGFEMVLPMNTGAEAVETALKLARKWGYEKKGIPENKAKLVFCENNFHGRTIAIISASTDPTANKNFGPYLPGIEIIPYNDLSALEKILDEQGDEIAGFVVEPIQGEAGVNVPDEGYLKKCFDLCKKHNVLFVADEVQTGIARTGKLLACDWEEVHPDILILGKAISGGVLPVSAVLSSKEIMLVIQPGEHGSTFGGFPLACVVAKAALEVVRDEKLAERAEELGQIFRKELRNIDSPFIELVRGKGLLNAAIIKPIKGWNAWEICKKFKANGLLAKQTHDHIIRFAPPLTITEEQLRDALLIIKKVFKELQDQIS